The following coding sequences are from one Arachis hypogaea cultivar Tifrunner chromosome 7, arahy.Tifrunner.gnm2.J5K5, whole genome shotgun sequence window:
- the LOC112766568 gene encoding serine/threonine-protein kinase PBL27: MGGCFPCFGSSNKEESGGGGLKKEVAKKESFKESSAPQVHHPSRVSSDKSKSRCSSDPKKETPLPKDGPTAHIAAQTFTFRELAAATKNFRPECLLGEGGFGRVYKGRLENTGQVVAVKQLDRNGLQGNREFLVEVLMLSLLHHPNLVNLIGYCADGDQRLLVYEFMPLGSLEDHLHDLPPDKEPLDWNTRMKIAAGAAKGLEYLHDKANPPVIYRDLKSSNILLDEGYHPKLSDFGLAKLGPVGDKTHVSTRVMGTYGYCAPEYAMTGQLTLKSDVYSFGVVFLELITGRKAIDNTRAHGEHNLVAWARPLFKDRRKFPKMADPLLQGRYPMRGLYQALAVAAMCLQEQAATRPLIGDVVTALTYLASQTYEPNVANQSNRLGPSTPRSRDDRRSMIDGVDSPDRGRLGSPSTHRNSPDYRRRDNRELSVGTELGRSVSGSGGSGRKWGLDDLERQDSRRDSPVNTARARETPRNRDLDRERAVAEAKVWGENWREKKRANAMGSFDATNE; the protein is encoded by the exons ATGGGTGGGTGTTTTCCTTGTTTTGGATCATCCAACAAGGaggaaagtggtggtggtgggttgAAGAAGGAAGTGGCAAAAAAGGAATCTTTCAAGGAATCATCAGCTCCTCAGGTTCATCACCCCAGCAGGGTTAGCTCAG ATAAATCAAAGTCACGTTGTAGCTCAGATCCTAAGAAGGAAACACCACTTCCGAAGGATGGGCCAACTGCTCATATTGCTGCTCAAACATTTACATTCCGAGAGCTTGCAGCTGCTACAAAGAATTTTAGGCCAGAATGTTTACTTGGGGAAGGAGGTTTTGGGCGCGTTTACAAGGGTCGGCTTGAGAACACAGGACAG GTAGTTGCTGTAAAGCAACTTGATCGAAATGGTCTTCAAGGGAATCGGGAGTTTTTGGTGGAGGTTCTCATGCTTAGTCTCTTACATCACCCTAATCTGGTGAACTTAATCGGTTATTGTGCTGATGGTGATCAGCGGCTCCTTGtttatgaattcatgccattggGATCTTTGGAGGATCATTTACATG ATCTCCCTCCTGACAAGGAGCCTCTGGACTGGAACACTAGGATGAAAATAGCAGCTGGTGCAGCAAAGGGATTGGAATATTTGCATGACAAGGCAAACCCCCCTGTGATATATAGAGACTTAAAATCTTCTAACATCCTTCTAGATGAGGGTTATCATCCCAAGTTATCGGATTTTGGACTAGCTAAACTTGGTCCTGTTGGTGACAAGACACATGTATCCACACGAGTAATGGGAACATATGGTTATTGTGCACCAGAATATGCTATGACTGGTCAACTCACTCTGAAGTCCGATGTTTACAGCTTTGGAGTTGTGTTCCTTGAACTTATTACGGGGCGCAAGGCTATTGACAATACACGTGCACATGGAGAGCATAATCTTGTTGCTTGG GCCCGGCCTCTTTTCAAAGATCGTAGAAAGTTCCCCAAAATGGCTGATCCTCTACTCCAAGGCCGATATCCAATGCGAGGACTGTACCAAGCATTGGCAGTTGCAGCAATGTGCTTGCAGGAACAAGCTGCCACAAGGCCTCTTATTGGGGATGTCGTAACTGCTCTCACATATCTGGCCTCCCAGACATATGAACCAAATGTAGCCAATCAGTCCAACAGACTCGGTCCATCGACCCCCCGGAGCAGGGATGACAGAAGGAGCATGATAGATGGTGTGGATAGCCCAGACCGGGGGCGTCTCGGCTCCCCTTCCACCCACAGAAACTCACCTGATTACAGGAGGAGAGACAATAGGGAACTGAGTGTTGGGACAGAGTTAGGCAGGAGTGTCTCTGGCAGTGGTGGGTCGGGGAGGAAATGGGGACTGGATGATTTAGAAAGGCAAGATTCTCGTAGAGACAGCCCTGTAAATACTGCAAGAGCTAGGGAGACTCCAAGGAACCGTGACCTAGACAGGGAACGCGCTGTTGCAGAAGCGAAAGTATGGGGTGAGAATTGGAGGGAAAAGAAGAGAGCAAATGCCATGGGAAGCTTTGATGCCACAAATGAGTGA